GACATATCATTAACATCTAAAAGGAGAAAAAAGCCATGAGCCAAATCCATAAACACCCTATTCCCGCGGCTATCGCGGAACGCTGCCTGATTACGCCGGAACAATATGATGCGAAATATCAGCAATCCGTGCATGACCCTGACGCGTTCTGGGGCGAACAGGGCAAAATCCTTGACTGGATAACGCCCTACCAGAAGGTGAAAAACACCTCTTTCGCACCCGGCAATGTCTCGATTAAATGGTATGAAGACGGCACGCTGAACCTCGCGGCGAACTGTCTTGACCGGCATCTCAACGAGCGCGGCGATCAGACCGCCATCATCTGGGAAGGCGACGACGCCACCCAGAGCAAACACATCAGCTATCGCGAACTCCACCGCGATGTCTGCCGCTTCGCAAACACGCTGACCGATCTCGGCATTAAGAAAGGCGATGTGGTCGCCATCTATATGCCGATGGTGCCGGAAGCCGCCGTGGCGATGCTCGCCTGCGCCCGTATCGGCGCGGTGCACTCGGTTATTTTCGGCGGCTTTTCGCCGGAAGCCGTCGCCGGGCGCATTATCGACTCCAGCGCGCGTCTCGTTATCACGGCCGATGAAGGCGTGCGCGCCGGCCGTACCATTCCGCTTAAGAAAAACGTCGATGACGCGCTGAAAAATCCGGGCGTCACCAGCGTGGAACATGTGGTGGTGTTTAAACGCACCGGCGGGAATACCGAATGGCATGAAGGACGCGATCTCTGGTGGAACGAGCTGGTGGAGAAAGCCAGCGCGCATCATCAGCCGGTGGAGATGAACGCCGAAGATCCGCTGTTTATCCTCTACACCTCCGGCTCGACCGGTAAACCGAAAGGCGTACTGCATACCACCGGCGGCTATCTGGTCTACGCGGCCACCACGTTCCTGTACGCCTTTGACTACCATCCGGGCGATATCTACTGGTGCACCGCGGATGTGGGCTGGGTGACCGGGCACAGTTATCTGCTCTACGGGCCGCTCGCCTGCGGCGCCACCACGCTGATGTTTGAAGGCGTGCCGAACTGGCCCTCCGCCAACCGTATGGCGCAGGTGGTGGATAAGCACAAGGTGAATATTCTCTATACCGCGCCGACGGCCATTCGCGCGCTGATGGCGGAAGGCGACAAGGCTATCGACGGGACTGACCGTTCGTCGCTGCGCATTCTCGGTTCCGTCGGCGAGCCGATTAACCCGGAAGCGTGGGAGTGGTACTGGAAGAAAATCGGCAATGAAAAATGCCCGGTCATCGACACCTGGTGGCAGACCGAAACCGGCGGCTTCATGATTACGCCGCTGCCCGGCGCGACCGAACTCAAAGCCGGTTCCGCCACGCGTCCGTTCTTCGGCGTGCAGCCAGCGCTGGTGGATAACGAAGGCAATCCGCAACAGGGTGCCACCGAAGGCAACCTGGTCATTACCGACTCCTGGCCGGGCCAGGCGCGCACGCTGTTTGGCGATCACGAACGTTTCGAGCAGACCTATTTCTCGACGTTTAAAAACATGTACTTCAGCGGCGACGGCGCGCGCCGTGACGAAGACGGTTACTACTGGATTACCGGGCGCGTGGATGACGTACTGAACGTCTCCGGGCACCGTCTCGGCACCGCTGAAATTGAATCCGCGCTGGTCTCGCACCCTAAAATCGCCGAAGCCGCGGTGGTGGGCATTCCGCACAGCATTAAAGGCCAGGCGATCTACGCTTACGTGACGCTGAACCACGGCGAGGAGCCGTCAGCGGAGCTGTACAGCGAAGTGCGTAACTGGGTGCGTAAAGAGATTGGCCCGCTGGCGACGCCGGACGTGCTGCACTGGACCGATTCGCTGCCGAAAACCCGCTCCGGCAAAATTATGCGTCGTATTTTGCGCAAAATCGCGGCGGGCGATACCAGCAACCTCGGCGATACCTCAACGCTCGCCGATCCGGGCGTGGTGGAAAAACTGCTCGAAGAGAAGCAGTCCATCGCGATGCCATCATAACCACGCTTGCATACTGACCTTTCGACCTAACCCTCTCCCCACAAGGGAGAGGGAACAATAACAACCCCTACTTTACTTCTGGAGACTGCGATGATGAATAACGATATTTGTCAGCAGATAGAGAACAGTGCGCCTTACAGGGAGTTAATTCATAAGCGGCAACGGTTTGCCTTCACCCTTTCCCTCATCATGTTGATTATCTATGTCGGTTTTATCCTGCTTATCGCGTTCGCGCCGGGCTGGCTTGGCACGCCGCTCTCGCCCGGCAGCAGCGTGACGCGCGGCATTCCTATCGGCATCGGCGTGATCCTTATTTCGTTTATTCTCACCGGCGTGTATGTCTGGCGCGCCAACACGGAATTTGACCGGCTGAATAACGCCGTGCTGAAAGAGGTGCAGTCATCATGAAAAAGGTCCTTTTCCCGCTGCTGACTCTGCTGTCGCCCGCCGCCCTGGCCGATGCGCTGACCGGTGATGTCCAGCGCCAGCCGACCAACTGGCAGGCCATCATCATGTTCCTGATCTTCGTGGCGCTGACGCTTGGCATCACGTACTGGGCCTCCAAACGCACCCGTTCGCGCAGCGATTACTACACCGCGGGCGGCAACATTACCGGTTTCCAGAACGGACTGGCCATCGCGGGCGATTTTATGTCCGCCGCATCGTTCCTCGGCATCTCCGCGCTGGTTTATACCTCCGGCTACGATGGGCTTATCTACTCGCTGGGCTTCCTGGTGGGCTGGCCGATTATCCTGTTTTTAATCGCCGAGCGGCTGCGTAATCTCGGGCGTTATACCTTCGCGGATGTCGCCTCTTACCGCCTGAAGCAGCGTCCCATTCGCCTGCTCTCCGCCTGTGGTTCGCTGGTGGTGGTGGCGCTCTATCTGATTGCGCAGATGGTCGGCGCAGGCAAGCTTATCCAGCTGCTGTTCGGCCTGAACTATCACATCGCCGTGGTGCTGGTGGGCGTGCTAATGGTGATGTATGTACTGTTCGGCGGCATGCTGGCCACCACCTGGGTGCAGATCATCAAAGCCGTTCTGCTGCTGTTCGGCGCGAGCTTTATGGCCTTTATGGTGATGAAGCATGTGGGCTTTAGCTTCAACAACCTGTTTACGGAAGCGATGGCGGTTCACCCGAAAGGCAGCGCCATCATGAGCCCCGGCGGTCTGGTGAAAGATCCGGTCTCCGCGCTGTCGCTCGGCCTCGGCCTGATGTTCGGTACCGCCGGTCTGCCGCATATTCTGATGCGTTTCTTTACCGTGAGCGACGCCCGCGAGGCGCGTAAAAGCGTCTTCTACGCCACCGGGTTTATGGGTTATTTCTATATCCTGACCTTTATCATCGGCTTCGGCGCCATCATGCTGGTGGGCGCGAATCCGGCGTTTAAAGACGCCGCCGGCGCGCTGATTGGCGGCAACAACATGGCGGCGGTACATCTGGCCGATGCCGTGGGCGGCAACCTGTTCTTAGGTTTTATCTCGGCGGTCGCCTTCGCCACGATCCTGGCGGTCGTCGCGGGACTGACGCTCGCGGGCGCGTCGGCGGTGTCGCACGATCTCTATGCCAATGTGTTCCGTAAAGGCGCGACCGAGCGCGACGAGCTGCGCGTTTCCAAAATCACCGTGCTGGTGCTGGGTGTGGTGGCTATCCTGCTCGGGATTCTGTTCGAGAAGCAGAACATCGCGTTCATGGTAGGCCTGGCGTTCTCGATTGCGGCGAGCTGTAACTTCCCGATCATTCTGCTCTCGATGTACTGGTCGAAGCTCACCACCCGCGGCGCGATGATTGGCGGCTGGCTCGGTCTGCTGACCGCCGTGGTGCTGATGATCCTCGGCCCGACCGTCTGGGTGCAGGTGCTGGGCCATGCCGCGCCGGTCTTCCCGTATGAATACCCGGCGCTGTTCTCTATCGCCGTGGCGTTTATCGGGATCTGGATCTTCTCGGCGACTGACAACAGCCCGGAGGGCAATCTGGAGCGCGAACAGTTCCGCGCGCAGTTTATCCGTTCGCAAACCGGTCTTGGCATCGAACAGGGCCGCGCGCACTAAATCTTTCTCCCCGGCCATTACGGCCGGGGATCACACTTTTTCCCCTCCGCGGTATGCATTCTCTCCGGTCGCGCTACATTAGAAAAATGAAACGTTGTTTTTATTTTATCCATACAACATATCATGTTGCCTGAGAGGACGCTGACCATGAAAAAATACGCCCTGGTGGGAACCGGCGGGCGCGCCGGAATGTATATCGAGGCTATCGGCAAGACATTTCGCGACAGCGCGCAGATGGTCGCGTTCTGCGACACCAACCAGACCCGCATGCGTTACGCTAATCGTCTGCTGGGAAACGCAGGCGCGCAACCGGTGCCCTGTTTCGTCGCCGCGCAGTTTGAAGAGATGATCCGCGATACCCGGCCCGATACGGTCATCGTCACCACGATGGATCGGACCCATGACGACTATATCGTGCGCGCGCTTTATGCGGGCTGCGATGTCATCACCGAAAAGCCGATGACCATCGACGAAGTCCGCGCGCTGCGCATTCTTAACGCCATTGAAGAGACGGGCCGCGAAGTGCGTGTGACCTTCAACTACCGCTACGCGCCGCATCACAGCAAAGTGCGCGAACTACTGATGAACGGCACCATCGGCGAGGTGTTTTCGGTCCATTTCGAATGGCTGCTGAATACCGAACATGGCGCGGACTATTTCCGCCGCTGGCACCGGGAGAAGCGCAACAGCGGCGGCCTGCTGGTGCACAAATCGACCCACCATTTCGACTTAATGAATTTCTGGCTCGGCAGCTACCCGGCGCGCGTCTACGCCGAAGGTGCGCTGCGTTTTTATGGCCGCGAAAATGCCGAGAAGCGCGGCGTCTCGCAGTTTTATCCGCGCGCCCACGGCTATCCGGCGGCGAAGAACGATCCGTTCGCGCTGCACATGGAGGAGAGCGCGCAGCTCAAAGAGCTCTATCTGGAGGCCGAACATGAAGACAGCTACTTTCGCGATCAGAGCGTGTTCAGCGACGGCATCACCATTGAGGATACGCTGTCGGTGCTGGTGAAATACCAGAACCAGACGCAGCTCACCTATTCGCTCAATGCCTATCTGCCACAGGAAGGGCTCAATGTGGTGTTCAACGGCAGCCGCGGACGGCTTGAAATGAAGCTGGTGGAAAACTCTTACGTCAACGGCGGCGGGCTGCGTGAAGCCGAAGGGAGCCTCGACCGTTGCGATATCACGGTTTACCCGATGTTCGCGGCGCCCTGGAAGGCGGATTTCACGCTGGGCGAAGGAGGACACGGCGGCGGCGATAACGCGATGCTGGCGGATCTGTTTGGCGAGCCGGGCGACGACCCGCTGCAACGCGCCGCCGATCACCGCGCGGGCGCGATGTCTATCCTCACAGGCATCGCCGGGAATATCTCGATGCAGCAGCAGCGGCCGGTGAATTTTAGCGAATTTGAACTGGTGCGAAGGCTGGCGGGGCGGTAAAGAAAAACCGCCGGAACGATCCGGCGGTTGGGGTTATTTGCGCTCCATCAGCAGCGCTTCGAGCAAGTCCATATCGTGCAGCATTTTCTGTAGCGTCTCGTTGCTGATCTGCCGCGTGGCGCGCAGATGGTACAGCTCGGCGCGCTCCGCACGCAGCGCGGTCAGACGGAAACGGCGCTCCAGATTTTCCTCAAGCTCGCTGTTTTCCACATCGTTGCGCCCGTCGGCGCGGCGGCGCAGATTGCCCGTCACGCGCGCGGACACTTCTTTCAGCAACTGATCGTCGATGTTCTCTTCGGTATTGGCGGCCAGACGCTCTTCCATTTTCTGGATGGCGGTAATCGCCACTTCCGCCGTCACCGCGCGCGCCATCCGTTCTTCTTTGTGCGCCAGACCGTGATCCGGCGTCTCGACCTGTTGCAGCAAAATCGGCAGCAGGATCACGCCGACAAACAGCGAGAAGAGGATCACGCCTGCGGCAAGGAACACCAGCTCATAGCGCGCCGGGAACGGCGAGCCATCCGGCAGCAGCAGCGGAATGGAGAGCACGCCCGCAAGGGTAATCGCCCCTCGCACCCCGGCGAATGACGCGACCAGCAGTTCGCGCGTCGAGTACTCGCCAAACGTGAGCGGCTTTTTCTTCAGGAAACGCAGGCTAAAGCGCTTCATGATCCACAGCCACAGGAAACGCACGCCAATCAGCGCCCCGTAGATCAGGACGACATCCATGAACAGCATCCAGGTTTCAACGTTCGGATCCAGTTCGGCGGCGGCCAGCGACGTTTCCATAATCCCCGGCAGCTGGAGGCCGAGCATCAGGAAGACCATGCCGTTAAACACAAACTCCAGCATCGACCAGACGCTGTTGGCGCGCAGGCGCATCGCCAGCGGCGCGGTACGCATCACGCCGGAGCGGGTAATAGTCATCCCGGCGGCCACCGCGGCCAGAATGCCGGAGAAGCCGATATGCTCGGCAATCAGGTAAGAGGCGAACGGCAGCAGGAACAGCAGCACTATCTGCGTGGCGGGCTCATCGCCGCCCCAGCGGCTCAGCAGGCGCAGCGAGCGGCCATACAGCCAGCTTACCGCGATACCGGCGAGCAGGCCGCCAATCGCCACTTTTAAAAACTCCAGCGACGCGCCGCCCACGGTGAAGACCATCGTCCCCATCGCAACCGCCACGGCGAATTTCAGCGACACCAGGCCGGAGGCGTCGTTCATCAGCGCCTCGCCCTGCAAAATCCCCATGATTTTTTTCGGGATGCGGCCTTCGCCGACGATGCCGGAGAGCGCCACCGCATCGGTCGGCGACAGCACCGCCGCCAGCGCGAAGGCGGGGATCAGCGGAATGCCCGGCACCATCCAGTAGATAAGAAAACCGATGCCGACGACCGTGACCACCACCAGCGCCAGCGCGAGACCGATGATTTCGCGGCCGTGATCGAGAAATTCACGGGTCGGGGTTTTCCAGCCGTCGGCAAACAGTAGCGGCGGAATAAACAGGACCAGGAACAGCTCCGGATTAAAGTCGACGTGCAGACCGAACGTCGGCCAGGCGAGCAGCGCCCCGATGGCTATCTGCATCAGCGGCAGCGGGATCTGGAATGGCAGCATACGGGTGACGACCCCGGAGAGCGATACCATGAGGGTCATGATGAGGATGGTAAAAAAGATTTCCATGCGGTCTGAGCGGCTCCTTATTATCTGTGATGTAAGACTCACCTCTGATAATAGAACATTGACGCGCCGGAAAAGGAATCAGGTTGTGCCCTGAAAGCAGGAAAAAGCGGGCCGCAGCCCGCTTTGTTAAAGAAAGGTTTAGATTGCCCAGCCGCCCGCGTAGAAAGCGACCAGCGCGATGGCGATAACCACGGTGCCGATATTGAGCTTGCGGAACTCGCCCGAGACGATGCGGCCAATCACCAGCGACGCGAAACCGATCATGATGCCGGTCACGATGTTGCAGGTCAGCACGATAAACACCGCGGTAATCAGCCCCGCCATCGCGTCAACGAAATCGGCGAAGTCGATTTTCGCCACGTTGCTCAGCATCAGCAGGCCGACATACATCAGCGCAGGCGCGGTGGCGTAGGCCGGTACCAGATACGAGAGCGGCGAGAGGAACAGGATCAGCAGGAACAGTACGCCGACGGTAATCGCCGTCAGGCCCGTTTTACCGCCCGCTGCGGTGCCGGCGGCAGATTCGATATAAACCGCCGCCGGCGCCGCGCCCACCAGGCCTGAGAAGACGCTGGAGAGGGAGTCGGTGGTCAGCGCTTTGCCGCCGTCGATGATCTGGCCGTCTTTATCCAAAAGATTCGCCTGGCCCGCGACCGCGCGAATGGTGCCGGTGGCGTCGAACACGGCGGTCATCACCAGCGCCAGCACGCTCGGAATCACCACAGGATCGAGCGCGCCCATGATATCAAGGCTGCCAATCAGCGAATTGCCCTTCTCATCGCTCAGCGACGGCATGGCGAACAGGCCGGTGAATTTTACCGTCGGGTCGAAGATCAGGCCGACAATCGAAATGCCGATGATGGTCAGCAGAATGCCGCCCGGCACTTTCAGTTTCTCAAGGCCGATAATCACGGCCAGGCCAATCAGCGACATGATCACCGGGAAACTGGCGAAATGACCGAGCGCCACCGGCAGGCCGTCGAGCGGGTTTTTAATCACCAGGCCCACGCCGTTGGCGGCGATCAACAGCAGGAACAGACCGATACCGATGCCGGTGCCGTGCGCCACGCCCTGCGGCAGATTGCGAAGGATCCAGCTACGAATGCCGGTCGCGGAGATAACGGTAAACAGCACGCCCATCAGGAAGACCGCGCCGAGCGCGACCGGTACGCTGATGTGCTGCCCGAGCACCAGGCTAAACGCCGTAAAAGCGGTCAGCGAAATGGCGCAGCCAATCGCCAGCGGCAGATTCGCCCACAGCCCCATCACGATGGAGCCAACGCCAGCCACCAGACAAGTGGCGACAAACACGGCGGCAGGCGAGAAACCGGCTTTGCCGAGCATCCCCGGCACGACGATCACGGAATAGACCATCGCGAGGAACGTGGTGAGACCGGCAACAATCTCCTGGCGCACGTTACTGCCGCGCGCGGAAATTTTAAAAAAGGCGTCGAGTGAACCGCCGTTACGCGCAGAAGGCGTAGACATAATGAGACATCCCCTGAAAGTGATAGTTTTTTAAAGCCTGCGCGTGGCAAACAACCCGCTGCGGATCAAACGTTAACTCCCTGCGTTCTGTTTGTGGTTTTGGAGGGTCCACAAAAAGCAAACGTTTAACTCCACGCGCAAAAAACGGCAAAATTTATAGGCAAACGATTATCCAGCCTTAGGACGGGGATTTTCAACTGAACTTTATGGCTTTTGGCAAAAAGTTGTGCTGGCTGATGAATAATTCAGCGCAGGCTGCGCAAACGATATCGTTGATGCGCAAAAAACAGGCCTTCGGGTGAAGGCCTGCGTTATTAACTGCCGGGGATCTCCAGCGGGCCGCCTTTTTCAATCGCGCGCCGCCAGGCCGGGCGGGCCTGAAGATTGGTAAGCCAGGCGCGTAGCTGGCGGAACTCGCCGGAGTCGCTGCGCGCCAGCAGGGCGATAACCGGAAAGCTCATCTGGATATCCGCCATGCTGAAGGTCTGCCCGGCAAACCACGGATGCAGCGTCAGGTGATCTTCCATAAAGCGCGTGTGGGTGGCGAGCTGCTTATTAAGCCAGGCTTTCTGCACGCCCTGCCCGAGCGCCTTGCCGAGGGTGCGAAACCCGAGCGGAACAGGCTTTTTGCCAAGGCTGCCAAACACCAGCTTCATCAACAGCAGCGGCATTAAAGACCCTTCGGCGTAATGGAGCCAGATGCGGTACTGGATTTTCTCTTCAGCGCTTTGTGGCTTCAGGCGCTGTTCAGTGTCATACGTCTCCTGGAGGTACTCCAGAATCGCGCCGGACTCGATAATTTTCTGGCCGTTATCCTCCAGCACCGGCGACTTGCCGAGCGGATGCACCTTCTTTAGCGCAGGCGGCGCCAGCATGGTGGGTTCACGCTGGTAGCGCACCAGTTCATAAGGCAGGCCGAGCTCTTCCAGCGCGAAGAGAATGCGCTGCGAGCGGGAATTATTCAGATGGTGGACCGTCAGCATGGCGTTTTCCTTTCGCTTTTCATTGTATTAACTATAGAGAATCCGCCGCCGGCGCACCGAATTTGTTTGCGCGCCGCTTATTCGTCTTCCAGTAAACGCGCCCCGCTGCCCTGCGCGCCCAGACGGTCCTCGGGGTTGCGCAGCGGGCAATCGCGGTGCGACAGACAGCCGCAACCGATGCAGCCGTCGAGATCGTCGCGCAGCGCGGTGAGCGTTTTAATGCGCCTGTCCAGTTCCTCGCGCCACTGCGTGGAGAGCTGCTTCCAGGCCTTCGGGCTCAGGTTATGCCCTTCCGGCAACACGCCGATAGCCTCGCCAATCGTTGCCAGCGGAATACCGATGCGCTGGGCGATTTTAATGATCGCCACCTGACGCAGCACGTCGCGCCGGTAACGCCGCTGATTGCCACTGTTACGGGTGCTTTTAATCAGCCCTTTGCTTTCATAGAAGTGCAGCGCGGAGACCGCCACGCCGCTGCGCTTCGCGACTTCGCCTGGCGTAAGCAGCGATTTGATTCTGGGTGCTTTCTTTTCCATCAGGGGCTTTACCTCAAGTTAACTTGAGGAATTATACTCGCCGACCAGAAGAACGGCTAACCCAAAACAGAGGAAGAGGACGGCTTATGTCACATCAGGAAATTATCCACGCACTGACGCAATGGATTGATGAGCATATTGACCAGCCACTGAATATCGATGTGGTGGCAAAGAAGTCGGGCTATTCGAAATGGTATTTACAGCGGATGTTTCGCACCGTGATGCATCAGACGCTGGGTGAGTATATTCGCAAGCGGCGTTTGCAACTGGCGGCGCAGGAGCTACGAACGACCCGGCGGCCGATTTTTGATATCGCGATGGATTATGGTTATGTGTCGCAACAGACGTTTTCGCGCATTTTCCGCCGTCAGTTCGACCGCACGCCGAGCGATTACCGTCAAAGCGCCTGACGATTAATGGTGCAGTTCTGCCAGCCCGGCACACCCCGGGCGTCATCCTGTTGCAGCCAGGCGACAAACTCCTGACGCGACAGCGCTTTTGAGAAATGCCAGCCCTGGCAATACTGCACCCCACGCTTTAACAGCCAGCCCACCTGTTCGGCGGTTTCCACGCCCTCGGCGATAATCTTTAGCCGCAGGCTCTGGGCCATATCGATAATATGCTCCGCAATCAAATGGCTGGTGCTGTTGGTGGTTAACGTATCAATAAACGATTTATCAATTTTCAGAATATCGACATTCAGCGAATAGAGATTATGCAGGTTGGAATATCCGGTGCCGAAATCATCGATGGCAATCTCAAAGCCTGACTGACGAAACGCCTGAATAACCGGCGTAGTGCGCGGCACGTCAATAAAGCCCCGCTCGGTCACTTCAATCTTGATTTGCTGCGCCCGCACGCCGTGCTGGCTATTTTTTCCTTCGATCAACGCAATCAGACGCGACGAATGGAAATCCGAAGCGGAAAGGTTAATGGAAATATAAATTTGCGGGTGGGTCGCCAGGAAATGGCCCAGATCGTTAAATAACTCTTCTACCACATAATCAGTCACCTGCGCGATCATCCCGGTTTTTTCCGCGAGCGGAATAAACTCCGCCGGGCTCATCACCTGACCGTTATAACCAGGCCAGCGCAGCAGCGCCTCCGCGCCGACGCACATGCCATGCTTAATATCCATAATCGGCTGGTAATGCAGGCACAGCGCCCGCTTCTGCAACGCGCGCTGTAGCTGGCGGCTCGGCGAATTAAAGCGGTTACGCGTACGGGTGCCGAGAAAAACCAGAAAACCGCCCATGACAAGCCCGAGCGGCAGCATAACGGACATCTGACGCCGCCACGCCTGCCAGAACCAGGCATCGCTGGTAGAAACGACGACGGCAATCGGACGCTTGCCGGATTGTACTATCGACCAGAAACGGCCCTCTTTCTGGAAATCGGTATTTCCGGCACGCGTGAAAGACGCAAGCGTTCGCGCGTCGGCCTTTTCGCTTAATGAAAAAAAGCTGTGGGTGGCGGTGTCATAAACGCCATAAATAAGCGTAGTGTCGCTGGATAATATTTCGCTAAAAGAAAGGGGGTTTACGACCGCGACATAATTGCCTTTACGCAAATAAACCATTTTGTGGCCGGAGAAGAACGGTGTATCGCGGTAATAGTAAAAAGCGATATCCGGCGTGCGGGTATAATTGGCGGGTGACAGAATAAAAGGCTGATCGAACAGGGTCGAACATAATAATTCATCTCCCTGCGCGTAAATTAAATCTTCGATATAGATTTGTCCGCGAGAAATATCCAGCATATTTCGTTGATGCGCAGGTGAACATATTTCGCCCTGATATTTTTCGGCTTCGTTACGGGCGGCTTCAACGTGACTTAACACCAGTTCGGTACGGTTGAGCACCAGTTGCGCGAAGGCGTCCAGATGCGCGCGCGTCTCGCTGACCGCCCGGTGATGGGCGACCCAAAGCGCAAGCATCACAGGCAGTAAGACCACCATGATTATGCCTGAGATTCGCAACGCCTGACGTCGTGCCCTGAAATTCATTATGGCCTCATATCCCTGCTTTCTGTGTCACATTTATCGCCTGATGGGACACATCGCAAACAGGTGTTTACGTTGCATCAATCAGCACGCATTGGCAATAGCCATTTCCAGTTATCCGTCCACTATTTCGCGCGAAACATTAAAATTTGCCGTAAGGAAAATAGGGAATGGCTATTTAATTTTTCTTAAGTGAAATATTTGCGTTGATACCCATACTAAAAAGTCATCAGCCACTTCAGAAAGTGTTTTAAGTTAAATTAATCACGGTTGTCGAAAAAATGTACGGGCCGCGTTTTTTTGTGTCGAAATGAAAATTTATGCATCGGGAAAACCCGGCAAGAATTTTTTGAGACGCTTTCTTTTCGCACGTTTTTTATTCCGGACGGTTGCCGGTAAGCGCATTAATTTTGCGTTTTTTTTCGTCAACGCGCGGTCGCCAGACTGGCGAATAAAACAACAAATGTGATACAGTTCACACTTAGTGTGCAAGTTTACATGCTTGCCGTCACGTTAAATTTTAGCGCCGCGCCTGGCCTGCCTCTCCCCGGCCGCTCGCGCGGCAGATCGTTTTTTGAGGACAGGTTTCATGGCTACGCTTACCGCCAGCATGGTACTGATGCGCTGGCAACTTCTGGGTGCGGTTTTAATGTTTCTTGCCA
This DNA window, taken from Cronobacter universalis NCTC 9529, encodes the following:
- a CDS encoding glutathione S-transferase family protein, which encodes MLTVHHLNNSRSQRILFALEELGLPYELVRYQREPTMLAPPALKKVHPLGKSPVLEDNGQKIIESGAILEYLQETYDTEQRLKPQSAEEKIQYRIWLHYAEGSLMPLLLMKLVFGSLGKKPVPLGFRTLGKALGQGVQKAWLNKQLATHTRFMEDHLTLHPWFAGQTFSMADIQMSFPVIALLARSDSGEFRQLRAWLTNLQARPAWRRAIEKGGPLEIPGS
- the soxR gene encoding redox-sensitive transcriptional activator SoxR, producing the protein MEKKAPRIKSLLTPGEVAKRSGVAVSALHFYESKGLIKSTRNSGNQRRYRRDVLRQVAIIKIAQRIGIPLATIGEAIGVLPEGHNLSPKAWKQLSTQWREELDRRIKTLTALRDDLDGCIGCGCLSHRDCPLRNPEDRLGAQGSGARLLEDE
- the soxS gene encoding superoxide response transcriptional regulator SoxS, which codes for MSHQEIIHALTQWIDEHIDQPLNIDVVAKKSGYSKWYLQRMFRTVMHQTLGEYIRKRRLQLAAQELRTTRRPIFDIAMDYGYVSQQTFSRIFRRQFDRTPSDYRQSA
- a CDS encoding EAL domain-containing protein; this translates as MNFRARRQALRISGIIMVVLLPVMLALWVAHHRAVSETRAHLDAFAQLVLNRTELVLSHVEAARNEAEKYQGEICSPAHQRNMLDISRGQIYIEDLIYAQGDELLCSTLFDQPFILSPANYTRTPDIAFYYYRDTPFFSGHKMVYLRKGNYVAVVNPLSFSEILSSDTTLIYGVYDTATHSFFSLSEKADARTLASFTRAGNTDFQKEGRFWSIVQSGKRPIAVVVSTSDAWFWQAWRRQMSVMLPLGLVMGGFLVFLGTRTRNRFNSPSRQLQRALQKRALCLHYQPIMDIKHGMCVGAEALLRWPGYNGQVMSPAEFIPLAEKTGMIAQVTDYVVEELFNDLGHFLATHPQIYISINLSASDFHSSRLIALIEGKNSQHGVRAQQIKIEVTERGFIDVPRTTPVIQAFRQSGFEIAIDDFGTGYSNLHNLYSLNVDILKIDKSFIDTLTTNSTSHLIAEHIIDMAQSLRLKIIAEGVETAEQVGWLLKRGVQYCQGWHFSKALSRQEFVAWLQQDDARGVPGWQNCTINRQAL